DNA from Pseudomonas putida:
CGGGTGATGCCAAGGCGCTCAGCGACAAGCTCGCCGTGGCCCAGGAAAGCCTCGACACCAGCCGTCGTGACAACGAAGAACTCAAGAGTCGCATGGCTGACCTGCAGAGCCAGTTGGACAAGCTGCAGCGTCTGATCCAGCTCAAGAATGATCAACTGGCGCGCCTCGAGGCCCAGGGTGCGGCGGGGCAGCCCCCTGCTGCCACGCCCTTGCCCGGCGAGCCGGCCCCTGCGCAGCCTGCGGTCAATGCCCAACTGACACCGGCCGAGCCTGTGGTCGAGCCGGCACCGGCAGCGGTGGACACGGCGCCTGTCGTCAAGGAGACCCCTTATCAAGGCGTGCTCGACGAGCTGCTCGGCAACCCGCTGTTGCTAGGGCTGCTGGCCGGCTCGACCTTCCTGGTGTTGCTGTTGTTGCTGCTGCTTCTGGCACGCAAACGCAAAGCTCAGCAGGAGGCTGAGAAACACCTGCGCATGGCGCGTGCCCTGGCCGAGGAAAATGAGCGCGGCCCTGACCTGAACATGCCGCCAGGCAGCTTCGATGACCTGGATGTGTCGGCGCCGAGCGTGACGCTGTCACCCGCGGTGGTCGCAGCTTCCGCTGCCGCTGCCGTTGCCGCGGAGAAACCGGCCGCACCTGCACCGGAGCCTGCGCCCGCTGCCGCGCCTGTGGCAGCGGCTGATCCGCTGGCCGGCTTGCTGGCCGAGGTCGATCAGAGCCTGGCACAAGGCCGTCTGAACCACGCCGCCGACCTGCTCGAGCCTGCGCTGATTGCTCAGCCTGAGCGTGGAGATTTGCGTCTGAAGCTGATGGAAGTCTATGCCCGTCAGGGCGATCAGAACGCGTTCGCCAGCGAGGAGCGCCGTCTGGCGCCGACCGAACAGAACAAGGCCGAAGTCGAGTCGCTCAAGGAGCGTTTCCCGGCGATGGTGGCCGTAGCCGCTGCAGGTCTTGGCGCCGCAGCCCTGGCTGCCGAAATGGACGCGCAGTACGTTCAGGACCTGCTTCAGGAAAGCACTGATGAGGTCGCGGACAGCGAACCTGCGCCGGAGCCCGAACCTGAGACGGCAGCCGTTGACCAGGTCGAGCCTGAGCCACAAGCGGAGCCCGAGCTGGATGGGGTCATCGAGACGCCAGTCACCGATGAAAATGATCTGGACAGCGCCTTCGACCTCAGCCTGGATGATGATCTTCCCGAGGACGCAGCGCTTGGTCTCGCGTTGCCGGAAGAGCCCGTGGTCGCTGAAGAGCCCGTGCAGGAAAGCGTCGAGCCGGTCGCGCCACAGACCGATGCCGACGAAGATTTCGAAGCCTTGCTCGAGCAGGCTCAGGTTCAGGCCGAACCACAGAGCCTGGACGATCTGGCCGATTTCGATCTGGACATCGGCGAGGCGCAATCTACGGCGTCCACGCCCGCTCCCGCGCAAGCCGAAGAGGCGCCGGTGGATGTGGCGGCCGAGTTGGCAGCCTTCGATGAGATTCCTGAGTTCGATCCGCTTTCGGAGCTGGAGCTGCCCGAAGACTTCGATCTGTCCCTTTCGCTGGACGATGAGTCGCCGGCGGCCAAGAGCTTTGCCTCGGAGCTCGACGACGTCAATGCTGAGCTGGACAAGCTTTCCCAGAGCCTGGAGTCGCCTTCGCTCGAGCCGCACTTCACCGCTGAGGATGCCGCCAAGGAGCCGGATCCATTGGACGATCTGGACTTCGACTTCTTCTCTGGCGCCGACGAAGTGGCGACCAAGCTGGATCTTGCCCGCGCCTACATCGACATGGGTGATCATCAAGGGGCACGCGACATCCTCGACGAAGTGGTCAAGGATGGCGACGACAACCAGCGCCAGGAAGCCGAAGAGATGCTTTCGCGGCTGGTCTAGCGCCAACCGATTCACCCGATAACGGCAGCCCTCGTGGCTGCCGTTGCCGTTATAATGCCCGTCTTTCGTTCCACCCACAGGTTTCACGTTCTTGGACATCAACGACATCGCGGCAGCCGAATC
Protein-coding regions in this window:
- a CDS encoding FimV/HubP family polar landmark protein, with the protein product MLRIRKLVLAMAAASALSSGMANALGLGELTLKSAQNQPLDAEIELLDVRDLTAAEVAPSLAPPEEFSKAGVPYPSYLEDLTFTPVINPNGKSVLRVTSSQPLPAPVVKFLVQVMWPQGRLLRDYNVLLDQAKAQGEAASATGIAPAVSGASRYTTKRRDTLWQIAARNSQGGSVQQTMLAIQALNPDAFIGNNINQLKIGQVLRLPDQQQIQNIPQGEAVREVAEQYAAWREGRRLGPRARQLDATRRGAAEAAPARIAQGDNLRLVSPDTKGAAGDAKALSDKLAVAQESLDTSRRDNEELKSRMADLQSQLDKLQRLIQLKNDQLARLEAQGAAGQPPAATPLPGEPAPAQPAVNAQLTPAEPVVEPAPAAVDTAPVVKETPYQGVLDELLGNPLLLGLLAGSTFLVLLLLLLLLARKRKAQQEAEKHLRMARALAEENERGPDLNMPPGSFDDLDVSAPSVTLSPAVVAASAAAAVAAEKPAAPAPEPAPAAAPVAAADPLAGLLAEVDQSLAQGRLNHAADLLEPALIAQPERGDLRLKLMEVYARQGDQNAFASEERRLAPTEQNKAEVESLKERFPAMVAVAAAGLGAAALAAEMDAQYVQDLLQESTDEVADSEPAPEPEPETAAVDQVEPEPQAEPELDGVIETPVTDENDLDSAFDLSLDDDLPEDAALGLALPEEPVVAEEPVQESVEPVAPQTDADEDFEALLEQAQVQAEPQSLDDLADFDLDIGEAQSTASTPAPAQAEEAPVDVAAELAAFDEIPEFDPLSELELPEDFDLSLSLDDESPAAKSFASELDDVNAELDKLSQSLESPSLEPHFTAEDAAKEPDPLDDLDFDFFSGADEVATKLDLARAYIDMGDHQGARDILDEVVKDGDDNQRQEAEEMLSRLV